The following coding sequences are from one Haliotis asinina isolate JCU_RB_2024 chromosome 3, JCU_Hal_asi_v2, whole genome shotgun sequence window:
- the LOC137277100 gene encoding solute carrier family 15 member 4-like, whose translation MEDSGDAVTDKGGRTGPRIQRDDVGANSLPWKRLVAAVLILTVEMCERLTYYSVTANQMLFSTSVLQLPAPLSVKIHQVFTGTALILPLFGGYVSDCMSGRFNAILGAGLIYIVGLVLIPASAMDYRSWFGTDEDGSHFDLDLTTRRVYYYIALVCIAVGTGGIKATVGPFGAQQVEEYGKDAVRSFFNWFYWFINVGSTVAYTAVAYVQQNISFTWGYVIPLVSMMTSLLLFVVTRGLYRHISPGESSVKLAVGVVVEAVKRRGNGQSFFQSARKRFGGSYDDDTVSGVISFGKLILLLMPISGFAACYFQAQSITYLQSLRMDVKVGNFVIPVAAIGILNTIAILILIPFVDRVLYPCMERTGRPFTLLKRLGTGMTIATVGIIVSGVVEIYRKREIATSGGMVQTLGGKSFNSSHYTMFLQAPQIVIGGVSEVFTFIPAFELGFTQLPPSMQGMMQGAVLALFGVGNYIGTGVLAAVNAATQNDPWLSDDLNTCHAEYLYFLMGGMLVVVTVIFGAVSLFYRYTPTRDDKEETTN comes from the exons ATGGAGGACAGTGGTGACGCCGTGACCGACAAGGGTGGTAGAACAGGGCCAAGAATTCAGAGAGACGATGTCGGTGCTAACAGTCTGCCGTGGAAACGTTTGGTTGCTGCAGTGCTCATTCTCACCGTTGAGATGTGTGAGCGGTTGACATACTACAGCGTGACGGCCAATCAGATGCTCTTCTCCACCAGCGTCCTGCAACTCCCGGCTCCACTTTCTGTCAAAATACACCAGGTGTTCACTG GAACCGCCTTAATTTTGCCCTTATTCGGTGGCTACGTCTCTGATTGTATGTCAGGTCGGTTCAACGCAATTCTTGGCGCGGGATTAATCTATATTGTGG GTCTCGTGCTAATTCCCGCCTCCGCGATGGATTATCGCTCTTGGTTTGGTACAGATGAAGATGGATCTCATTTTGACCTTGATCTG ACGACACGCCGTGTGTACTACTACATCGCCCTGGTATGTATTGCTGTGGGGACAGGGGGCATCAAGGCTACCGTAGGGCCTTTCGGGGCGCAGCAGGTGGAGGAGTACGGCAAGGATGCGGTACGCTCGTTCTTTAACTG GTTTTATTGGTTCATCAACGTGGGCAGCACTGTCGCTTACACAGCCGTCGCCTACGTCCAACAGAACATCAGCTTCACATGGGGCTATGTCATACCTCTCGTTTCTATGATGACAAGCCTATTGCTGTTTGTGGTGACACGTGGTCTCTACAGACACATTTCACCTGGAG AGAGCTCCGTGAAACTTGCGGTAGGTGTTGTTGTCGAAGCTGTCAAAAGAAGAGGCAATGGGCAGTCTTTCTTTCAGTCTGCAAGGAAACGTTTCGGTGGTAGCTATGATGACGATACTGTATCAGGGGTCATTAGCTTTGGGAAACTCATCCTCCTTCTCATGCCAATCTCAGGATTTGCCGCCTGCTACTTTCAG GCCCAGTCCATTACGTACCTCCAGTCACTGAGGATGGACGTCAAAGTCGGCAATTTCGTCATCCCCGTGGCAGCTATTGGGATACTCAACACCATCGCCATCCTTATCCTCATCCCCTTCGTGGACAGGGTCCTCTACCCCTGTATGGAGCGGACTGGTCGGCCATTCACGCTTCTCAAGAGGCTTG GTACGGGGATGACCATTGCGACGGTCGGTATTATAGTCAGTGGGGTGGTTGAAATCTACCGGAAGCGAGAGATCGCGACCTCTGGTGGCATGGTTCAGACACTAGGGGGAAAGAGCTTCAATTCGTCCCACTATACAATGTTTCTGCAAGCTCCTCAGATCGTCAtcggtggagtgagtgaggtctTCACCTTCATACCAG CGTTTGAGTTGGGATTCACCCAGTTGCCTCCGTCAATGCAGGGTATGATGCAGGGTGCTGTCCTGGCTCTGTTTGGAGTGGGAAATTACATCGGCACAGGAGTACTCGCTGCTGTAAACGCTGCTACACAAAATG ATCCCTGGCTATCTGATGATCTGAACACGTGTCACGCAGAGTACCTGTATTTCCTCATGGGTGGGATGCTGGTGGTGGTCACTGTCATCTTCGGTGCTGTATCGTTGTTCTACAGATACACACCAACACGTGACGATAAAGAAGAGACAACTAACTAG